A section of the Nitrospira sp. genome encodes:
- a CDS encoding acyl-CoA dehydrogenase family protein: protein MTQSDVFQGSVAVAETARDKAVYQGFLAGLFIRDIRWHLFSSIRIPQTSPSALEFLERFKAALLPLDPERIDREGELPDSTIKDLAQLGAFGIKIPRYYGGLELSQSEYQQVATLCGSVDASLTVLLSAAQSIGVPEPLRLFGTDEQKARYLPRLARGEISGFALTERQVGCDISKVDTYAVRVLEKGATVGYRLTGDKFFITNSAKRDGEFLSSMLIVIARIVDDPHDLKDPRAVKRYGAFIVETQWPGCSVTRLRFEGVRAIYNGAPSFDRVYVPIENRLGSEEDGLRIALATLTVGRLTLPAACLGGLKQCVALMRWWAKARVQWNKPIGEHTLIGEKLCRTAAYALALEAVMAYCGAWANKKGDLRLESAAAKIIGSEWYWEGVNDLFQVRGGRGFMTAESQRKSGEAPVAVMRMMRDARINLVWEGTSEILRIWMAREALAPYIDQGLALLDGSWPERAAAAWYYGRACLRSCLPFLHAGGPRGLFGKDYARWTRLIESASRKLTRSTLVAAVRHRQGLHNKQLQLQRLVDDGLLIFPMTAVLWFASQPEIRTKPGIRELVDYFCEDMADRLRSGSSLTGRSGRPRRDTAVYRLSKAIMNGDYAWLEEGIIPAVNVDETAAAANYSAQADPSR, encoded by the coding sequence ATGACACAATCGGACGTATTTCAGGGTTCTGTCGCGGTCGCGGAAACCGCCCGAGACAAGGCGGTCTACCAGGGTTTCCTGGCAGGGCTCTTCATCCGCGACATCCGTTGGCATCTCTTTTCCTCCATCCGCATTCCCCAGACCAGCCCTTCCGCGCTGGAGTTTCTGGAGCGGTTCAAAGCCGCGCTCCTACCGCTGGACCCGGAACGCATCGACCGGGAGGGTGAACTTCCGGACTCGACCATCAAAGACCTGGCCCAACTCGGCGCCTTCGGGATCAAGATTCCCCGGTATTACGGCGGACTCGAGCTGAGCCAATCGGAATATCAGCAGGTTGCAACGCTATGCGGCAGCGTTGACGCCTCGCTGACCGTGCTGTTGTCCGCCGCGCAATCGATCGGCGTGCCGGAGCCCCTGCGCCTCTTCGGCACCGACGAACAGAAGGCCCGGTACCTCCCCCGGCTGGCTCGCGGCGAGATTTCCGGCTTCGCCCTGACCGAACGCCAGGTCGGTTGCGACATCTCCAAGGTCGACACGTACGCGGTCCGCGTGCTGGAAAAAGGCGCGACCGTGGGCTACCGCCTCACAGGCGACAAATTCTTCATCACGAATTCCGCCAAACGGGACGGCGAATTCCTCTCTTCCATGCTGATCGTGATCGCCAGGATCGTGGATGATCCGCACGACCTGAAGGATCCCCGCGCGGTGAAACGCTATGGCGCCTTCATCGTGGAAACACAGTGGCCCGGCTGCTCCGTGACGCGGCTCCGCTTCGAAGGCGTGAGAGCCATCTATAATGGAGCCCCATCGTTCGACCGGGTCTACGTACCGATCGAAAACCGTCTTGGCAGCGAAGAGGATGGCCTGCGCATCGCCCTCGCCACCTTGACCGTGGGCCGCCTGACGCTCCCCGCCGCCTGCTTGGGCGGGCTCAAACAATGCGTCGCGCTTATGCGCTGGTGGGCGAAAGCCCGGGTGCAGTGGAATAAGCCGATCGGCGAGCACACCCTGATCGGGGAAAAGCTCTGCCGGACCGCCGCCTATGCCTTGGCGCTCGAAGCCGTGATGGCCTATTGCGGAGCCTGGGCGAACAAGAAGGGCGACCTGAGGCTCGAATCGGCGGCCGCCAAGATCATCGGCAGCGAGTGGTACTGGGAAGGGGTCAACGACCTCTTTCAGGTGCGCGGCGGGCGCGGGTTTATGACGGCGGAGTCTCAGAGAAAAAGCGGAGAGGCTCCAGTCGCCGTCATGCGGATGATGCGCGACGCCCGGATCAACCTGGTCTGGGAAGGCACCAGCGAGATTCTGCGCATCTGGATGGCGCGGGAGGCGCTCGCTCCGTACATCGATCAAGGACTCGCCCTGCTCGACGGCTCGTGGCCGGAGAGGGCGGCAGCCGCGTGGTACTATGGCCGAGCTTGTCTTCGTTCATGCCTTCCCTTCCTGCATGCGGGAGGCCCTCGCGGCCTGTTTGGAAAAGATTACGCGCGCTGGACCAGGCTGATCGAATCCGCATCACGCAAGCTGACTCGCTCCACGCTGGTCGCAGCAGTGCGCCACCGGCAGGGACTGCACAACAAACAACTCCAGCTGCAACGACTGGTAGACGACGGCCTCCTGATCTTTCCCATGACCGCGGTGCTGTGGTTCGCGTCCCAGCCGGAGATACGGACCAAACCGGGCATCCGCGAGCTGGTCGATTATTTCTGCGAAGACATGGCCGACCGCCTGCGCTCCGGTTCATCCCTGACCGGCCGGTCCGGACGGCCGAGACGAGACACCGCCGTCTATCGACTCTCCAAGGCGATCATGAACGGCGACTATGCCTGGCTGGAAGAGGGGATTATCCCCGCCGTGAACGTCGACGAAACGGCCGCTGCCGCGAATTACTCCGCACAGGCGGATCCATCCCGATAG
- a CDS encoding acetyl-CoA C-acyltransferase translates to MMSHQTPSVIVSAVRTPMGSFNGAFSTVPATRLGSIAIAEALRRIGLSPDRVDQVLMGCVLSAGLGQAPARQASIGAGIPHSVGATTVNKVCGSSIATVMMAAQTIALGEARVVVAGGMENMTRAPYLLEKARQGYKLGHAELVDSLIKDGLWDVYNNFHMGDAGELCAGRYGLTRQEIDDFALESYRRARQAIEAGLFRSEIAPVDVTRRKGTVTVTDDEEPNRVDLGKLRHLGPAFRSDGVLTVGNSPSCNDGAAALVVMAEKEAEGLGLAPMARIVGYAAAALAPEWLTIAPVEAIKLVLKKTGLSLADIDLFEINEAFSAVSLAINRELGLDSRKVNVRGGAVALGHPIGATGARILTTLLHAMQAAGATRGLAGLCIGGGEALAIVVERP, encoded by the coding sequence ATGATGAGCCACCAGACACCATCCGTCATTGTGAGCGCGGTCCGAACCCCCATGGGCAGCTTCAACGGTGCCTTCAGCACCGTCCCTGCCACCAGACTGGGGAGCATCGCGATCGCCGAGGCGCTCCGGCGCATCGGCCTGTCCCCCGACCGTGTCGACCAGGTCTTGATGGGCTGCGTGCTCAGCGCCGGCCTCGGTCAGGCCCCGGCCAGACAGGCCTCGATCGGCGCCGGAATACCGCACTCCGTCGGAGCGACGACGGTCAACAAGGTCTGCGGCTCAAGCATCGCCACGGTCATGATGGCGGCGCAAACGATCGCGTTGGGCGAAGCCCGGGTGGTCGTGGCGGGCGGCATGGAGAATATGACGCGCGCCCCCTACCTGCTCGAGAAGGCTCGGCAGGGATACAAGCTCGGCCATGCCGAATTGGTGGACAGCCTGATCAAGGACGGCCTGTGGGACGTCTACAACAATTTCCACATGGGCGACGCCGGGGAACTCTGCGCCGGACGATACGGTCTCACCAGACAGGAGATCGACGACTTTGCCCTCGAGAGTTATCGGCGCGCCCGTCAGGCCATCGAAGCGGGGCTCTTCAGGTCCGAAATTGCGCCGGTCGATGTCACTCGACGAAAAGGCACCGTGACGGTGACGGATGACGAAGAACCCAATCGGGTCGACCTGGGCAAACTGCGTCATCTGGGTCCGGCGTTCCGATCGGACGGCGTGCTCACGGTCGGCAATTCCCCATCGTGCAATGACGGAGCGGCGGCGCTGGTGGTGATGGCGGAAAAAGAAGCCGAAGGTCTCGGACTGGCTCCGATGGCGCGCATCGTCGGCTATGCGGCGGCGGCGCTGGCGCCCGAGTGGTTGACGATCGCGCCGGTGGAAGCCATCAAGCTCGTGCTGAAGAAAACCGGCCTCTCGCTCGCCGACATCGACCTCTTCGAAATCAATGAGGCGTTCTCCGCCGTGTCGCTGGCGATCAATCGCGAACTCGGCCTCGATAGTCGGAAGGTCAACGTGCGCGGCGGCGCGGTCGCGCTGGGTCATCCGATCGGAGCGACCGGCGCGCGGATCCTCACCACCCTGCTCCACGCCATGCAGGCCGCCGGCGCCACACGAGGATTGGCCGGTCTCTGTATCGGCGGAGGAGAAGCGTTGGCGATCGTCGTCGAGCGTCCCTAA
- a CDS encoding transporter substrate-binding domain-containing protein → MKRVLLTTALCLSLVLVDIPTRQPLAANLQTSDDHELIQTSILLPWTGDLDGMIERRVIRALVAPSRTSYWINGARQTGAEYELLKAFQEEINARFQGKNKHIRTYVVFIPTSRDQLIPALLDGRGDIAAGILTVTPERLEKADFGEPFFRGVKEIVVTGPASPKLASLGDLSGKEVFVRKSSSYWTHLERLNEQFTQEQKAPVVLKPAPEDLQDDDLLEMVNAGLVEIIVVDRYQALLWSKVFKKLVPHKDIVVNAGGDLAWMIRKDSPKLKAEIGEFAKKYGRKSEFGNALVKKYGSDGNPRIVKQATSSGEIKKFIKTVELFRKYGAQYDMDYLLMIAQGYQESLLDQSARSTVGAVGVMQLMPATGNEMKTGDITQLEPNIHAGIKYVRLIRDQFFENEPMDARNKILFSFAAYNAGPARVQKLRTEAEKRGLNPNVWFNNVELVAARRIGEETVTYVANIYKYYVAYKLIEEQQLQKDKHRAELQQNAPGPR, encoded by the coding sequence GTGAAGCGGGTACTCCTCACCACCGCATTATGTCTCTCCCTTGTGCTCGTTGACATTCCGACGCGGCAACCGCTCGCCGCCAACCTGCAGACCTCCGACGACCACGAACTCATTCAAACGTCGATTCTCTTGCCTTGGACGGGGGATCTCGATGGAATGATCGAGCGCCGCGTCATTCGTGCGCTCGTTGCGCCGTCCCGCACGTCGTACTGGATCAACGGCGCGAGGCAGACCGGGGCGGAATACGAGCTGCTCAAGGCGTTTCAAGAGGAAATCAACGCCCGGTTCCAGGGCAAGAACAAGCACATCCGCACGTATGTCGTCTTTATCCCGACATCCCGCGACCAGCTGATTCCCGCCTTGCTCGATGGGCGCGGCGATATCGCCGCCGGCATCTTGACCGTGACGCCGGAACGGCTAGAGAAAGCGGACTTCGGCGAGCCGTTTTTTCGCGGAGTCAAGGAGATCGTGGTGACCGGCCCCGCCTCTCCCAAGCTGGCGTCGCTGGGCGACTTGTCCGGCAAAGAAGTCTTCGTCCGCAAGTCGTCCAGCTATTGGACTCACCTGGAGCGTCTCAACGAGCAGTTCACGCAGGAGCAGAAGGCCCCGGTGGTGCTCAAGCCCGCGCCGGAAGACTTGCAGGACGACGATCTCCTGGAAATGGTCAATGCCGGACTGGTCGAGATCATCGTCGTCGACCGCTATCAAGCGCTTCTCTGGTCCAAAGTCTTCAAGAAGCTCGTCCCTCACAAGGACATCGTCGTCAACGCCGGCGGCGACTTGGCTTGGATGATCCGCAAGGATAGTCCCAAGCTCAAAGCGGAGATCGGTGAATTCGCCAAGAAATACGGCCGCAAGTCCGAGTTCGGCAACGCCCTGGTCAAGAAGTACGGGAGCGACGGCAATCCGCGGATCGTCAAGCAGGCTACATCCAGCGGCGAGATCAAGAAGTTCATCAAGACGGTGGAACTCTTCCGCAAATACGGCGCCCAGTACGATATGGACTATCTCCTGATGATCGCCCAGGGCTACCAGGAATCCCTGCTCGACCAAAGCGCGCGCAGCACTGTCGGCGCAGTCGGCGTCATGCAATTGATGCCGGCGACCGGCAATGAAATGAAGACCGGGGACATCACGCAACTGGAGCCCAACATTCACGCCGGTATCAAGTATGTCCGCCTGATTCGGGATCAGTTTTTCGAGAACGAACCGATGGACGCGCGGAACAAGATCCTGTTCTCCTTCGCCGCCTACAACGCGGGACCCGCGCGGGTGCAGAAACTCAGGACGGAAGCGGAGAAGCGAGGGCTGAATCCCAACGTGTGGTTCAACAATGTCGAGCTCGTCGCCGCGCGGCGGATCGGCGAGGAAACGGTGACCTACGTGGCCAACATCTACAAGTACTACGTCGCGTATAAGCTCATCGAAGAGCAGCAACTGCAGAAGGACAAACATCGCGCCGAGTTGCAACAGAACGCGCCCGGGCCCCGGTAA